The nucleotide window TTTCTATAATTTTACGAGTCACTTTTTCCTCCTCCTTTCATCCATTTTTTGATTAGATTTATTTAATTTGTTGACTGACTGCTTTTCTTAAAATCCTCACCATCGTCTCGAGACTCTGAACATAGTCCTCTATATCCTTCTCATCTACAAGCTTAAGCAGCTCATCTACGACCTGATTAGAGTAATTATAACATTCCAGTCCTTTCTCAGTCAGCGAAACAAGCACTTTCCTTCGGTCTTCAGGGTCAGTTTTTCGAAATACAAACCCTTTTTTCTCCAGATCATCAACCATTCGAGTGAGGCTGCTTTTATCCATACCTGTGTATTTTCCTATAGTTGAAGGCATGATTTCACCTTCCATGCCTATAATCTTGATTACAACGGGCTGATTTTTGCTAAGGTTCTTAAATTTGCTAGTAATCTTCTTCTGAAAAGTCTGCTCAAAAATATAACTGTCAAGAGCATCCCTTTCCATCATAAGAAGAATTATTTTTTTCAGCGTTGCTTCACCCATTTTTTTCACTGTTCCTCTTTATACCTGATTTTGCAATCAAAAACAATTTCTTAGAGAGTAACTGCCAAATATAATTAGCTATAGAATATTGATTTTTCAATTATTAAATTTCATATTATTGAAAAGTCAATAGTTGATAAATCAACAATACCCTTAACATATTTAAGCTTCACGGTTAACTTGTACATAAAAAATCATAAGACGCAAAAACTGATTACTTTTGTTTAAGTAACAAAAATCTAGTTCTCTTTTCCTTTTAACTCAAAAAACTCGTTAAAGAAAAGTCAATTAGAAGAAAAAGATTCAAAAACTCCTTAAAAGATAAAATAAGTAGTTATAGTTCCAAAAACCAGTTTCTCGGAAAGCAGAAACCAATTTATCAGAAAGCAGATAGAATTGAAAGGTTTAAAATAGAATCAGACTAAAGACTTAAAACCTGGCTGCAAATTGATTTTATCCTGATCTGTTACTATTATTCTTTACCTGGAGGTCTGTTCCTGAAAGAGAAACTTCTTGAGATCAAATCCGCATTTACGGCCTATTTTAAAGAGCGAGAAGCCGAAATCAACGGTTCTCTCCTTGCTGTGCTGTCCGGGGAAAACCTCCTTTTCCTCGGGCCGCCTGGAACGGCAAAAACCCAGCTTGCGAAAAATATCTGCCAGTCAATTGAAGGTGGGAACTTCTTCAATTATCTCCTGACAAGTTTTTCCACCCCTGAAGAGCTCTTTGGTCCACTTTCCTTAAAAGCTCTGGAAGAAGACGAATTCCGTCGGAAAATCGATGGCTGCCTCCCGACTGCTCATATTGCTTTGCTGGACGAAATTTTTAAGGCAAGCAGTGCGATCCTGAATAGCCTCCTGACAATCCTCAATGAGCACAAGTACCATAACGGCAGAGAGCTTGTAGATGTGCCTCTGCTTTCGGTTTTTGGGGCATCCAATGAGTTTCCTGATGAAAACGAGAGCCTTGAGGCCCTTTATGACCGTTTTTTGTTCAGGTACAGGCTCGCCTACATTCAGGATGAGGAAAATTTCCGCAACCTCGTTTTCAGTAGCTCTGACGAATTCGAACCTGCTGCAAGTCTCAGGGTCTCCGAAATATACGAGCTTCGAGCACGTGCAAAAGATCTGCCTGTTGACTCTGATGTTGAAACCATAGTAACTGAGCTTCGAAAGAGTCTTCAACTGCAGGAAATTGAAATCTCGGACCGCCGCTGGAAAAAAGTCGTTCAGGTTTTAAAGGTTGCAGCTTGCAGCAGCGAACGCCCGACCGTGGACAGGACAATGGTACTCCTGCTCCAGCATATGCTCTGGAACCTGCCCGAAGAGCGGGAAACAATAAGGAAAGCCGTCTTTGAGTTCACAGTCTCAGGCGGCATCAGTACGGAAAAACTGCGCCGGGAAGCCGAAGACCTCCAGGCTGCGGTAAGCATTGCCCTGAAAAACGAACTTCCTGTAAAGATCATCTGTGACAGCTGCGGAGAAGAATTCCGACTGAGGCAGGAAATCGAAACTCACCATATGTCCCACCCAAATCATAGCTATACTCTTAAAGCCGAAGGGCCTTCAAAGATCTATCCTTATGACAATCTTGTGAAAGAAATTGATTCTCTTCAGGAAGAGGCTGAAAAAGCGAACACACTGTCTCAGGCCCAGAAAGAAGTTTTTGAAACCGAATTGAAAGCCCTGGCCGATCGTATGGAATGGGTAAAATACAGGCTTGAAGCTGAAAGAGAACTTCTAAAAAATATGATGAATGAAAATGTCTGGCTCTCAACGCTTGATAAAAATGAAGCTCTGCTCCTTCACGATACCCGAAGTACCGAGTTTTCCGAGCTCAATGACCTTATCTCAAAAAGCCGGTCAATGCTTGGAATTCAGAGCAGACAGGCAAAACCTGAACCACAGCCTGCATTCCAACCTGCAAGAGAAGCAGGAAAAAAGGAGATGGAAAAAATTTCCGTACCCGATTCGGGCAGCAGTGTCAACAGTTTTATGAAAGGAATTGGCTCCCGGTTTAAGCTCAGATAAAGAAGCCAGATCAGATAGTTTTAAACTTGGTGTTCTAAAAGAAGTAGCTCCAAATCAGGTAGGTTCAAACAAGGTAGCTTTAAACAGTAGCTTCAAAAAAGGTAATTCAAGGTCACATAATTAAAAAGATGAAGTTTCACAGGAAAATTTTAAAAGATGAAGTTTCAACAGGAAAATTTTAAACAAGGAAATTTCAAACAAGGAAATATTAAATCAGATAACTTAATTGAGGGTTTGATATTAAAAGTTCTAAGGATTTCCAAGATGATCCAGGTGCAGCCTTTTCCGGAACTTACTCCTTTTTGGAAAGTAAAGTCCCAAGGAATAAAGGCTTACAGGATTCGTTTTTGCTCCAGACTCAGACTGCTGCCGTCCTGGAACGAGCCCTCAGGAGTACAGTAGCTTTTCCTCGAACGATCCCTCGCCCAATGCGAGAAAAAATAGCCGAAATCATAACCCTTGAGATTCTCTTTGACCAGCCTTATGAGATAAAGGATCCTGAAAGATTTATTGAGACTTTCGGAGCTTTTTACCCAATCCTTCTTACCCTGAGAAACTCAAAACCCTGGCCTAAACTCCGAAAAATTGCAAAAAAAAGCAAGGGAGCCGGAATTGCAGGCTTGAAAATTCTTCTACCTCTTATTTATGAGATCCTTGAACGCTTTTCAGAATCAGCCAGTATTTCAGGTGCAGAGTATCTTAAAGAGCTCGATACAGGAATGAATGAAATCCTGAAGCAATTTGAAGAAATTCTGAAAGAGACTCTCCTTATTTGGGGAAACCCGGGATCTGCTGAGTTTTCAGGCAGAAATACCCAGGCCATAGAAAATTTCGGAGGATCTGCCCTTGTCAACGCTGTCCTGGAATTCATGCAGAAGGAAGGGTACCAGGACTTGCTGGAAAGAATTCTGGAAGGACTATACCAGAGTATTAGCGAGTTCATTTCGGAAATGGAAGAAAATCTTGAGCTTTTCGATACCCTTGCTTTGCTTTTTCCCCAGCGAAACTGGAGCTATTCCGTAAAAGAGCTTAAAAAAGAACCTTTCTATGTGCAGCTTAAAATGCTTAAAAATTATTCGGCTTTCTTTGAAAAAAGCCCTGACCTGAGAAAAATTGTGGATTTTATAGGCAGGCGGGAATTTGACCCTCCATCGGACCGTATACGCCTTTCACCTTTCGGGAAAAACAAGATCCAGAGCGTGCGCTTTTCCGATTCTATCAATAACCTGCTTCCCATGGAAGCTGCAAAACTCCTGAACCCTTCCCTGAAAAAGAAATTCTATGCGGATATGCTTGAGGGAAAACTCCTGAGTTACCAGCTCCTTGGAAAACATTACACAGGCCCTCCTCACATAAAGCCAAGAGGCTCGATGATTGTACTTGTAGACACCTCCGGATCTATGCACGGAGCTCCCCAAACTTTAGCTAAGTCTGCTGTGCTGGCTATGGCAAAACGGATGCTTTTCCAGCAGAGGGACATAAAAGTTATCCTTTTTGCCTCAACAAGTCAGCATCTGGAAATCGAACTTAGCAGCAGGAAAAAAATGTCCGAAAAGTTCCTGAATTTCCTGCTATACACCTTTGGCGGAGGAACGGACTTCAATACTGCCCTTGCCTCAGGCCTTAAGTCCCTAAAAGAAAAAGATTTTCAGGGTGCAGACCTGCTCTTCATAACCGATGGCAAATCCGAAGTCTCTGACGAACTTGTACTGGCCCGCTGGGAAGAAGCAAAAAAGAAGTATAACGCAAAAGTATACTCGCTGATCGTAGGCAGCAGTGGAGCAGGTGGGCTGTCTGAAATCTCGGATTATACTTATTTTGTAGAAATTGAAACGGATTCTGAGGACAGCGGTGGGTTTGTAAGGCTAATCGAACACACGGAACAGAAAATCCCAGCTTCTAATGAAGCCGGAAATTAAAAAACGTTATTAAAAAAAGGTTAATTAAAAAATGTTATTAAGGAAAGGTTAATTAAAAAATGTTATTAAGAAAAGGTTAATTGAAAAAGAGTTATTAAGAGAAAACTAATTAAAAAGGATTAGTATCTCCTCTCTTT belongs to Methanosarcina barkeri 3 and includes:
- a CDS encoding MarR family winged helix-turn-helix transcriptional regulator, encoding MGEATLKKIILLMMERDALDSYIFEQTFQKKITSKFKNLSKNQPVVIKIIGMEGEIMPSTIGKYTGMDKSSLTRMVDDLEKKGFVFRKTDPEDRRKVLVSLTEKGLECYNYSNQVVDELLKLVDEKDIEDYVQSLETMVRILRKAVSQQIK
- a CDS encoding VWA domain-containing protein, with translation MESKVPRNKGLQDSFLLQTQTAAVLERALRSTVAFPRTIPRPMREKIAEIITLEILFDQPYEIKDPERFIETFGAFYPILLTLRNSKPWPKLRKIAKKSKGAGIAGLKILLPLIYEILERFSESASISGAEYLKELDTGMNEILKQFEEILKETLLIWGNPGSAEFSGRNTQAIENFGGSALVNAVLEFMQKEGYQDLLERILEGLYQSISEFISEMEENLELFDTLALLFPQRNWSYSVKELKKEPFYVQLKMLKNYSAFFEKSPDLRKIVDFIGRREFDPPSDRIRLSPFGKNKIQSVRFSDSINNLLPMEAAKLLNPSLKKKFYADMLEGKLLSYQLLGKHYTGPPHIKPRGSMIVLVDTSGSMHGAPQTLAKSAVLAMAKRMLFQQRDIKVILFASTSQHLEIELSSRKKMSEKFLNFLLYTFGGGTDFNTALASGLKSLKEKDFQGADLLFITDGKSEVSDELVLARWEEAKKKYNAKVYSLIVGSSGAGGLSEISDYTYFVEIETDSEDSGGFVRLIEHTEQKIPASNEAGN